A region from the Mya arenaria isolate MELC-2E11 chromosome 2, ASM2691426v1 genome encodes:
- the LOC128246731 gene encoding serine/arginine-rich splicing factor 2-like codes for MSYGRPPPDTDSMVSLKVDNLTYRTTPEDLRRAFQKYGEVGDVYIPRDRFTRESRGFAFVRYFDKRDAEDALDAMDGTVMDGRELRVQMARYGRPTDPHRRSSSRRYGSRRRSHSRSRSRSRDRRRRKYSRSRSRSYSKSRSRSKSRSRSKSRSRSRSRRSSRSRSRSRSRSRSRSRSPDKVQEAD; via the exons ATGAGTTACGGCCGCCCCCCTCCAGATACGGATAGTATGGTATCCTTGAAGGTTGATAATTTAACATACAGGACAACACCAGAAGATCTTCGACGAGCCTTTCAAAAATACG GTGAAGTCGGAGACGTTTACATTCCAAGAGACCGATTTACTAGGGAGAGCAGAGGTTTTGCCTTTGTCAGGTATTTCGATAAACGAGATGCTGAAGATGCGCTTGATGCCATGGACGGTACAGTGATGGACGGACGAGAACTTCGAGTGCAGATGGCTAGATATGGAAGACCAACAGATCCTCACAGACGATCATCATCAAGAAGATATGGCAGTCGCAGACG ATCACACTCAAGGTCGAGGTCGCGTTCACGAGATAGAAGGCGGCGGAAGTACTCGAGAAGTCGTAGTCGTTCTTACAGTAAATCCAGAAGTCGCAGCAAGAGTAGGAGTCGCAGCAAGAGTAGGAGCAGGTCCAGGTCTAGGAGGTCATCACGATCCAGGTCTAGGTCCAGATCTAGGTCCAGGTCAAGGAGCAGGAGTCCTGACAAGGTGCAGGAGGCAGATTGA